The Actinomycetes bacterium genome includes a region encoding these proteins:
- a CDS encoding tetratricopeptide repeat protein: MSTPSFNLPGAVDLGALAAQNAARARAEEARAAAAAAGPDAPTVAPSHVDVTEATFQAEIIDRSMTVPVVVDFWAEWCGPCKQLSPILERLAAEADGAWTLAKIDVDANQRVAAAFQVQSIPTVHVVWQGQLVPGFSGALPEPQVREFIDQVLALAAGEDMAAQQPLDPGVEQALDALERGDLDAAAEAYRTVLAGSPGNEEARLGLAQVELIRRTQTTDVAAARQAAAERPDDVDAQCLAADLDVVGGNVSDAFDRLIDLVRRSSGDDRDRARAHLIALFDVIGPDDPRVAKGRTGLASALF; this comes from the coding sequence ATGTCCACACCGAGCTTCAACCTGCCCGGGGCCGTCGACCTCGGGGCCCTCGCCGCGCAGAACGCGGCCCGCGCCCGCGCCGAGGAGGCCAGGGCGGCTGCCGCCGCAGCCGGCCCGGATGCCCCCACCGTGGCACCGTCCCACGTCGACGTGACCGAGGCCACCTTCCAGGCCGAGATCATCGACCGGTCCATGACCGTCCCGGTGGTCGTCGACTTCTGGGCCGAGTGGTGCGGGCCGTGCAAGCAGCTCAGCCCGATCCTCGAGCGGCTGGCCGCCGAGGCGGATGGCGCCTGGACGCTGGCGAAGATCGACGTCGACGCCAACCAGCGGGTCGCCGCGGCCTTCCAGGTGCAGAGCATCCCCACAGTCCACGTGGTGTGGCAGGGCCAGCTGGTGCCCGGGTTCAGCGGCGCGCTGCCCGAGCCGCAGGTGCGCGAGTTCATCGACCAGGTGCTGGCGCTGGCCGCGGGGGAGGACATGGCCGCGCAGCAGCCGCTCGACCCGGGGGTGGAGCAGGCCCTCGACGCGCTCGAGCGCGGCGACCTGGACGCCGCCGCCGAGGCCTACCGGACGGTGCTCGCCGGGTCACCCGGCAACGAGGAGGCCCGCCTCGGGCTGGCCCAGGTGGAGCTGATCCGACGGACGCAGACCACCGACGTGGCCGCCGCCCGGCAGGCGGCGGCGGAACGGCCCGACGACGTGGACGCCCAGTGCCTGGCCGCCGACCTGGACGTGGTGGGCGGCAACGTCAGCGACGCCTTCGACCGGCTGATCGACCTGGTCCGGCGCTCGTCCGGCGACGACCGGGACCGGGCCAGGGCGCACCTGATCGCGCTGTTCGACGTCATCGGGCCGGACGACCCGCGAGTGGCCAAGGGGCGCACCGGGCTGGCCAGCGCGCTGTTCTAG
- the treS gene encoding maltose alpha-D-glucosyltransferase encodes MSLAPGTPVPDAFDERNPRDPAWFKRAVFYEVLVRSFFDSTGDGVGDLAGLTEKLDYLQWLGVDCLWLPPFYPSPLRDGGYDVADYTDVHPDLGTLGDFVQFVDEAHQRGLRVITDFVMNHTSDQHHWFQASRTDPDGPYGDFYVWADTDAGYPDARIIFVDTETSNWTFDPVRKQYFWHRFFSHQPDLNFDNPRVQDAILEALRFWLDLGIDGLRLDAVPYLFEEEGSNCENLPRTHEFLRRVRTEVDRLYPDRVLLAEANQWPADVVDYLGDPEVGGDECHMAFHFPVMPRLFMAVRRESRYPISEILAETPPIPSSCQWGIFLRNHDELTLEMVTDEERDYMWSEYAKDPRMRANIGIRRRLATLLENDRDQIELFTALLLSLPGSPVLYYGDEIGMGDNIWLGDRDGVRTPMQWTPDRNAGFSTCDPGRMMLPVVADAVYGYQVTNVEAQLRNTSSLLHWTRRLIEVRKQNPAFGLGGFHDLGGNNPSVFSLVREFGDDRVLCVNNLSRSAQAVELDLRAYEGVSPVEMLGGAHFPRIGELPYLLTLGGHGFYWFRLPRPEQAT; translated from the coding sequence GTGAGCCTCGCACCCGGGACCCCGGTCCCCGACGCCTTCGACGAACGGAACCCGCGCGACCCCGCGTGGTTCAAGCGGGCGGTCTTCTACGAGGTGCTGGTCCGGTCGTTCTTCGACTCCACCGGGGACGGCGTGGGCGACCTGGCCGGGCTCACCGAGAAGCTGGACTATCTGCAGTGGCTGGGGGTGGACTGCCTGTGGCTGCCACCGTTCTACCCGTCCCCGCTGCGCGACGGCGGCTACGACGTGGCCGACTACACCGACGTGCACCCCGACCTGGGCACGCTGGGCGACTTCGTGCAGTTCGTGGACGAGGCGCACCAGCGCGGCCTGCGCGTGATCACCGACTTCGTCATGAACCACACCTCGGACCAGCACCACTGGTTCCAGGCCAGCCGCACCGACCCGGACGGGCCCTACGGGGACTTCTACGTGTGGGCCGACACCGACGCGGGGTACCCCGACGCGCGCATCATCTTCGTCGACACCGAGACGTCGAACTGGACGTTCGACCCGGTCCGCAAGCAGTACTTCTGGCACCGCTTCTTCAGCCATCAGCCGGACCTCAACTTCGACAACCCCCGGGTGCAGGACGCGATCCTCGAGGCGCTGCGGTTCTGGCTGGACCTCGGAATCGACGGGCTCCGGCTGGACGCCGTCCCGTACCTGTTCGAGGAGGAGGGCAGCAACTGCGAGAACCTGCCGCGGACCCACGAGTTCCTGCGCCGGGTGCGCACCGAGGTGGACCGGCTGTACCCGGATCGGGTGCTGCTGGCCGAGGCCAACCAGTGGCCGGCCGACGTCGTCGACTACCTCGGCGACCCCGAGGTCGGGGGCGACGAGTGCCACATGGCGTTCCACTTCCCGGTCATGCCGCGGCTGTTCATGGCGGTGCGGCGCGAGTCGCGCTACCCGATCTCGGAGATCCTGGCCGAGACCCCGCCGATCCCCAGCAGCTGCCAGTGGGGCATCTTCCTGCGCAACCACGACGAGCTGACCCTCGAGATGGTCACCGACGAAGAGCGCGACTACATGTGGAGCGAGTACGCCAAGGACCCCCGGATGCGCGCGAACATCGGGATCCGGCGGCGGCTGGCGACCTTGCTGGAGAACGACCGAGACCAGATCGAGCTGTTCACCGCGCTGCTGCTGTCGCTGCCCGGCTCCCCGGTCCTGTACTACGGGGACGAGATCGGGATGGGCGACAACATCTGGCTGGGTGACCGGGACGGCGTGCGCACGCCGATGCAGTGGACGCCGGACCGCAACGCCGGCTTCTCCACCTGCGACCCCGGCCGGATGATGCTGCCCGTCGTCGCCGACGCCGTCTACGGCTACCAGGTGACGAACGTCGAGGCTCAGCTGCGCAACACGTCGTCCCTGCTGCACTGGACCCGGCGGCTCATCGAGGTGCGCAAGCAGAACCCGGCGTTCGGGCTCGGCGGGTTCCACGACCTCGGCGGCAACAACCCGAGCGTGTTCAGCCTCGTCCGCGAGTTCGGCGACGACCGGGTGCTGTGCGTGAACAACCTGTCGCGCTCCGCCCAGGCCGTCGAGCTGGACCTGCGGGCCTACGAGGGGGTCTCCCCGGTGGAGATGCTCGGCGGTGCGCACTTCCCCCGGATCGGCGAGCTGCCCTACCTGCTCACCCTGGGCGGGCACGGCTTCTACTGGTTCCGCCTCCCCCGTCCCGAGCAGGCGACGTGA
- the glgB gene encoding 1,4-alpha-glucan branching protein GlgB: MTTSQPPAGRRPVPVPTGELDRLIGGAHHDPHGMLGPHLGPDGVTVRVLRPWAESVEVRVGDQTYPLEHEHEGVWVALLPLTQVPDYRVVVDYGDGPTTSDDPYRFLPTLGELDLHLISEGRHERLWEVLGSHVRTYGEGADAVTGTSFAVWAPNARGVRAVGDFNHWDGRGFPLRSLGSSGVWELFVPGVGEGTRYKYEVLGRDSVWRQKADPMARATECPPATASVVERSSYEWQDTAWLERRAASAPHRDPVSIYEVHLGSWRQGLGYRQLAEELVEYVTELGFTHVELLPVAEHPFGGSWGYQVTSYYAPTSRFGSPDDFRYLVDRLHEAGIGIIVDWVPAHFPRDAWALARFDGTPLYEHADPRKGEQPDWGTLVFDFGRREVRNFLVANAVFWLEEYHIDGLRVDAVASMLYLDYSRKDGEWLPNIYGGRENLDAVAFLQETNATVYRRVPGAMMIAEESTAWPGVTRPTHLGGLGFGFKWNMGWMHDSLDYLGREPVHRQYHHNQMTFSMMYAWTENFVLPISHDEVVHGKGSLLRKVPGDRWQQLATVRAYLAYMWAHPGKQLLFMGAEIGQESEWSESRSLDWWLLDHPDHRGVQKLVADLNRVYQETPALWRLDVDPTGFEWIDANDASGNVFSFLRKGDDGSVLACVSNFSSVPHESYRLGLPSTGRWDEVLNTDATDYAGSGVGNLGQVWAGDDPWHGRPASATVRVPPLGTVWLRRAD, translated from the coding sequence ATGACGACCAGCCAACCTCCGGCCGGCCGGCGGCCTGTCCCGGTGCCCACCGGCGAGCTCGACCGCCTCATCGGCGGCGCCCACCACGACCCGCACGGCATGCTGGGCCCGCACCTCGGACCGGACGGGGTGACCGTGCGGGTGCTGCGGCCGTGGGCCGAGTCGGTGGAGGTGCGGGTTGGCGACCAGACGTACCCGCTCGAGCACGAGCACGAGGGGGTGTGGGTCGCCCTGCTCCCGCTGACCCAGGTGCCGGACTACCGAGTGGTGGTCGACTACGGCGACGGCCCGACCACGTCGGACGACCCGTACCGGTTCCTGCCCACCCTGGGGGAGCTCGACCTGCACCTGATCTCCGAGGGCCGACACGAGCGGCTGTGGGAGGTCCTCGGGTCGCACGTGCGCACCTACGGCGAGGGCGCCGACGCCGTCACGGGTACGTCGTTCGCCGTGTGGGCGCCCAACGCCCGGGGCGTGCGCGCCGTGGGTGACTTCAACCACTGGGACGGCCGAGGCTTCCCGCTGCGCTCACTCGGCTCGAGCGGCGTGTGGGAGCTGTTCGTCCCCGGTGTGGGCGAGGGCACCCGGTACAAGTACGAGGTGCTGGGCCGGGACAGCGTGTGGCGGCAGAAGGCGGACCCGATGGCCAGGGCGACCGAGTGCCCCCCGGCCACGGCCTCGGTGGTCGAGCGGTCCAGCTACGAGTGGCAGGACACGGCCTGGCTCGAGCGCCGGGCCGCCAGCGCCCCGCACCGCGACCCGGTGAGCATCTACGAGGTCCACCTCGGCTCGTGGCGGCAGGGGCTGGGCTACCGCCAGCTGGCCGAGGAGCTGGTCGAGTACGTCACCGAGCTCGGCTTCACCCACGTGGAGCTGCTGCCCGTGGCCGAGCACCCGTTCGGCGGGTCGTGGGGCTACCAGGTCACCTCCTACTACGCCCCCACCTCGCGGTTCGGCTCGCCCGACGACTTCCGCTACCTGGTCGACCGGCTGCACGAGGCCGGGATCGGCATCATCGTCGACTGGGTCCCCGCGCACTTCCCGCGGGACGCGTGGGCCCTGGCCCGCTTCGACGGGACGCCGCTGTACGAGCACGCCGACCCGCGCAAGGGCGAGCAGCCGGACTGGGGCACGCTCGTGTTCGACTTCGGCCGCCGCGAGGTGCGCAACTTCCTGGTGGCCAACGCCGTCTTCTGGCTCGAGGAGTACCACATCGACGGCCTGCGGGTCGACGCGGTGGCCTCGATGCTCTACCTAGACTACTCGCGCAAGGACGGGGAGTGGCTGCCCAACATCTACGGCGGCCGGGAGAACCTCGACGCGGTGGCCTTCCTGCAGGAGACCAACGCCACGGTGTACCGCCGGGTGCCCGGTGCCATGATGATCGCCGAGGAGTCCACCGCCTGGCCTGGCGTCACGCGGCCGACCCACCTCGGCGGCCTCGGCTTCGGCTTCAAGTGGAACATGGGCTGGATGCACGACTCGCTGGACTACCTGGGCCGCGAGCCGGTCCATCGGCAGTACCACCACAACCAGATGACGTTCTCGATGATGTACGCCTGGACCGAGAACTTCGTGCTGCCCATCTCGCACGACGAGGTGGTCCACGGCAAGGGCTCGCTGCTGCGCAAGGTCCCCGGTGACCGCTGGCAGCAGCTGGCCACGGTCCGGGCCTACCTGGCGTACATGTGGGCGCACCCCGGCAAGCAGCTGTTGTTCATGGGCGCCGAGATCGGCCAGGAGTCAGAGTGGTCGGAGTCCCGGTCCCTGGACTGGTGGCTGCTCGACCACCCCGACCACCGCGGCGTCCAGAAGCTGGTCGCCGACCTCAACCGGGTCTACCAGGAGACGCCGGCGCTGTGGCGGCTAGACGTCGACCCGACCGGGTTCGAGTGGATCGACGCGAACGACGCCAGCGGCAACGTGTTCTCGTTCCTGCGCAAGGGGGACGACGGCTCGGTGCTGGCCTGCGTGTCGAACTTCTCCTCGGTGCCGCACGAGTCCTACCGGCTCGGCCTGCCGTCCACGGGTCGCTGGGACGAGGTGCTCAACACCGACGCCACGGACTACGCCGGCAGCGGCGTCGGCAACCTGGGCCAGGTGTGGGCGGGCGACGACCCGTGGCACGGCCGTCCGGCGTCCGCGACGGTCCGGGTACCACCGCTCGGCACGGTCTGGCTGCGCCGCGCGGACTGA
- a CDS encoding alpha-1,4-glucan--maltose-1-phosphate maltosyltransferase: MAPRTGRIPIVDVQPVVDCGRFPAKAVPGEEFTVSATVFREGHDAVNANVVLRGPRGVPDVGWVPMVPGTPGTNRWSAPVAPTAEGDWTFHVEAWGDPMATWRHAAEIKIPEHQDVELTLEDGARLFERAAKNVPKGAVRTLLQDVVTALRDAERPPGVRLAAATAPEVLAALHRHPLRDLVTRSDRFPLRVDRERALVGSWYEFFPRSEGAVVDPEGGPPLRSGTFRTAMERLPAIASMGFDVVYLPPIHPIGRSFRKGPNNTLSADSHDVGVPWAIGSAEGGHDAIHPDLGTLEDFDDFVARARELGLEVALDFALQCSPEHPWVTRHPEWFSIRSDGSIAYAENPPKKYQDIYPLSFDHDYDGLYAEVLRVLRHWMSHGVRIFRVDNPHTKPVPFWEQLLGEVRGTDPDVLFLAEAFTLPPMMRMLAKVGFHQSYTYFTWRTARWELAGYLTELATETAAYFRPNLFVNTPDILHAYLQYGGPAAFRIRAVLAATMSPTWGVYSGYELFEHVALRPGSEEYLDSEKYQLHPRDWAAAEAGGHSLAPYLTRLNEIRRRHPALQRLRNATLHHVDDESVIAYSKRVSTDHGDDTVIVVVNLDPHGARESTIHLDMEALGMGWHESFAVHDLLSGETWLWGQHNYVRLDPFVEPAHILVIRRSAS, translated from the coding sequence GTGGCGCCTCGGACCGGACGCATCCCCATCGTCGATGTGCAGCCCGTCGTCGACTGCGGTCGTTTCCCCGCCAAGGCGGTGCCCGGCGAGGAGTTCACGGTGAGCGCCACCGTGTTCCGCGAGGGGCACGACGCGGTCAACGCCAACGTGGTGCTGCGCGGCCCCAGGGGCGTCCCCGACGTCGGCTGGGTGCCGATGGTCCCCGGCACCCCGGGCACCAACCGCTGGTCCGCCCCGGTGGCCCCGACCGCCGAGGGCGACTGGACGTTCCATGTGGAGGCGTGGGGCGACCCGATGGCCACCTGGCGGCACGCCGCGGAGATCAAGATCCCGGAGCACCAGGACGTCGAGCTCACCTTGGAGGACGGCGCACGGCTGTTCGAGCGAGCCGCCAAGAACGTCCCCAAGGGCGCCGTCCGCACCCTGCTGCAGGACGTCGTGACGGCTCTGCGGGACGCCGAGCGCCCACCCGGGGTCCGGCTGGCCGCCGCGACCGCGCCCGAGGTGCTCGCCGCACTGCACCGGCACCCGTTGCGGGACCTGGTGACCCGCTCGGACCGCTTCCCGCTTCGGGTGGACCGGGAGCGGGCGCTCGTCGGCTCCTGGTACGAGTTCTTCCCACGCTCGGAGGGCGCGGTCGTCGACCCCGAGGGCGGCCCGCCGCTGCGCAGCGGCACGTTCCGCACCGCCATGGAGCGGCTGCCCGCGATCGCTTCCATGGGCTTCGACGTCGTCTACCTGCCGCCGATCCACCCGATCGGCCGCTCGTTCCGCAAGGGTCCGAACAACACCCTGTCCGCGGACAGCCACGACGTCGGGGTGCCCTGGGCGATCGGCTCGGCCGAGGGCGGCCACGACGCGATCCACCCCGACCTCGGCACGCTCGAGGACTTCGACGACTTCGTGGCCCGCGCCCGCGAGCTGGGCCTGGAGGTCGCCCTCGACTTCGCGCTGCAGTGCTCGCCCGAGCATCCCTGGGTGACCCGGCACCCCGAGTGGTTCAGCATCCGCTCCGACGGCAGCATCGCCTACGCCGAGAACCCGCCGAAGAAGTACCAGGACATCTACCCGCTCAGCTTCGACCACGACTACGACGGCCTGTACGCCGAGGTGCTGCGGGTGCTGCGGCACTGGATGAGCCACGGGGTGCGCATCTTCCGGGTGGACAACCCGCACACCAAGCCGGTCCCGTTCTGGGAGCAGCTGCTCGGCGAGGTCCGCGGCACCGACCCGGACGTGCTGTTCCTAGCCGAGGCGTTCACCCTGCCGCCGATGATGCGGATGCTCGCGAAGGTCGGCTTCCACCAGTCGTACACGTACTTCACCTGGCGCACCGCGCGCTGGGAGCTCGCGGGGTACCTCACCGAGCTGGCCACCGAGACCGCGGCCTACTTCCGGCCCAACCTCTTCGTCAACACCCCCGACATCCTGCACGCGTACCTGCAGTACGGCGGGCCGGCCGCCTTCAGGATCCGGGCCGTGCTGGCCGCGACCATGTCCCCGACCTGGGGGGTGTACTCCGGCTACGAGCTGTTCGAGCACGTCGCGCTGCGGCCCGGCAGCGAGGAGTACCTCGACTCGGAGAAGTACCAGCTGCACCCCCGCGACTGGGCGGCCGCAGAGGCCGGCGGTCACAGCCTGGCCCCGTACCTGACCCGGCTCAACGAGATCCGCCGCCGGCACCCGGCGCTGCAGCGGCTGCGCAACGCGACCCTGCACCACGTCGACGACGAGTCGGTGATCGCCTACAGCAAGCGGGTGTCCACCGACCACGGCGACGACACGGTCATCGTGGTGGTCAACCTCGACCCGCACGGCGCGCGCGAGTCCACCATCCACCTGGACATGGAGGCCCTGGGCATGGGCTGGCACGAGTCGTTCGCCGTCCACGACCTGCTCAGCGGGGAGACCTGGCTGTGGGGGCAGCACAACTACGTGCGGCTCGACCCGTTCGTCGAGCCCGCGCACATCCTCGTCATCCGCCGGTCGGCGTCGTGA
- the glgP gene encoding alpha-glucan family phosphorylase yields MRAIRRFIVRTVLPEALAPLEELVMNLRWSWHPPTTDLFASIDQQVWDDVEHDPTRLLGAVPLERFTELANDDGFLERLHAEHADLRRYLREPLWYQSLEQHHSSPPPAAIGYFSPEYGITAVLPQYSGGLGILAGDHLKAASDLGVPVLGVGLLYRSGYFRQSLSPEGWQLETYPVLDPNGLPITLLRDAADRAVLVTVNLPGQRRLVAQIWKAQVGRVPLLLLDSDIEENAPAERSVTDRLYGGGTEHRLEQEMLLGIGGVRAIRAHCALTGAAAPEVFHTNEGHAGFLGLERIRELTESAGLSFDAALEEVRAGTLFTTHTPVPAGIDRFPRTLIEQHFGGDNASPGVPLDRILALGAETYEGGDPNVFNMAVMGLRLGQRANGVAQLHGEVSREMFHGLWPSFDSDEVPITSVTNGVHAPTWVAREVMDLARRAVGAELVEEARGWEAIEHIGDTEIWQTRSVLRAQLVDEARRRLRASWVQRGASLAELKWVDDVLNPDVLTIGFARRVPSYKRLTLMLQDEERLRSLLLDPDRPVQIIVAGKSHPADDGGKRLIQQLVAFSDRPDVRHRLVFLPDYDMAMARYLYAGCDVWLNNPLRPLEACGTSGMKAALNGCLNLSIRDGWWDEMYDGENGWAIPTADGVQDPDRRDDIEAAALYEL; encoded by the coding sequence ATGCGTGCCATCCGTCGCTTCATCGTCCGCACTGTGCTCCCCGAGGCGCTCGCGCCCCTGGAGGAGTTGGTCATGAACCTGCGCTGGTCCTGGCACCCGCCGACCACGGACCTGTTCGCGTCCATCGACCAGCAGGTCTGGGACGACGTCGAGCACGACCCGACCCGGCTGCTGGGAGCGGTCCCGCTCGAGCGGTTCACCGAGCTGGCCAACGACGACGGCTTCCTGGAGCGGCTGCACGCGGAGCACGCCGACCTGCGCCGCTACCTCCGCGAGCCGCTGTGGTACCAGAGCCTGGAGCAGCACCACAGCAGCCCGCCGCCGGCCGCGATCGGCTACTTCTCGCCGGAGTACGGCATCACCGCGGTGCTGCCGCAGTACTCCGGCGGTCTGGGCATCCTCGCGGGCGACCACCTGAAGGCGGCCAGCGACCTGGGCGTCCCGGTGCTCGGGGTTGGCCTGCTCTACCGCAGCGGGTACTTCCGGCAGTCGCTGTCACCGGAGGGCTGGCAGCTGGAGACCTACCCCGTCCTCGACCCCAACGGCCTGCCGATCACCCTGCTCAGGGACGCCGCGGACCGGGCGGTGCTGGTCACGGTGAACCTGCCGGGGCAGCGCCGGCTGGTCGCCCAGATCTGGAAGGCGCAGGTGGGCCGGGTCCCGCTGCTGCTGCTGGACTCCGACATCGAGGAGAACGCGCCGGCCGAGCGGTCGGTCACCGACCGGCTGTACGGCGGCGGCACCGAGCACCGCCTCGAGCAGGAGATGCTGCTCGGCATCGGGGGAGTCCGGGCGATCCGGGCCCACTGCGCGCTGACCGGGGCGGCGGCGCCCGAGGTATTCCACACCAACGAGGGGCACGCGGGCTTCCTCGGGCTGGAACGGATCCGGGAGCTGACGGAGAGCGCCGGGCTCAGCTTCGACGCGGCCCTCGAGGAGGTGCGGGCCGGCACCCTGTTCACCACCCACACCCCGGTGCCCGCCGGGATCGACCGGTTCCCGCGCACGCTCATCGAGCAGCACTTCGGCGGTGACAACGCTTCGCCCGGCGTCCCGCTCGACCGGATCCTGGCGCTGGGCGCCGAGACGTACGAGGGCGGCGACCCCAACGTCTTCAACATGGCCGTGATGGGACTGCGGCTGGGCCAGCGGGCCAACGGGGTGGCCCAGCTGCACGGCGAGGTCAGCCGGGAGATGTTCCACGGGCTGTGGCCGAGCTTCGACTCCGACGAGGTGCCGATCACGTCGGTGACCAACGGGGTGCACGCCCCCACCTGGGTGGCCAGGGAGGTCATGGACCTGGCCCGGCGCGCCGTGGGCGCCGAGCTGGTCGAGGAGGCCCGCGGCTGGGAGGCCATCGAGCACATCGGGGACACCGAGATCTGGCAGACCCGCTCGGTGCTGCGGGCGCAGCTGGTCGACGAAGCGCGCCGGCGGCTGCGGGCCTCGTGGGTGCAGCGCGGGGCGAGCCTGGCCGAGCTTAAGTGGGTCGACGACGTGCTCAACCCTGACGTGCTGACCATCGGGTTCGCCCGCCGGGTGCCGTCGTACAAGCGGCTGACCCTGATGCTGCAGGACGAGGAGCGGCTGCGCTCGCTGCTGCTCGACCCCGACCGGCCGGTGCAGATCATCGTGGCCGGCAAGTCGCACCCGGCCGACGACGGCGGCAAGCGGCTGATCCAGCAGCTGGTCGCCTTCTCCGACCGGCCGGACGTGCGGCACCGGCTCGTCTTCCTTCCCGACTACGACATGGCCATGGCCCGCTACCTGTACGCGGGCTGCGACGTATGGCTGAACAACCCGCTGCGCCCGCTGGAGGCGTGCGGGACCTCGGGGATGAAGGCCGCGCTGAACGGCTGCCTCAACCTGTCCATCCGGGACGGGTGGTGGGACGAGATGTACGATGGCGAAAACGGCTGGGCGATCCCGACCGCCGACGGCGTCCAGGACCCGGACCGGCGCGACGACATCGAGGCCGCGGCGCTCTACGAGCTG
- a CDS encoding aminoglycoside phosphotransferase codes for MTLPDGLTQFLDRQRWFAEKGREYHVLGLRSLGRVHDAPPVDIVLLDVEADGRRSVYQLVLERRDNAEERLEHAFVGRDGQGYVYDALHDREVTGSLLELIGAEATRDQLRFHRIGGQPVPPSGPSLVMTAEQSNTSLLFGDSLIMKIYRQVAPGVNPDVEVHAGLAAVGCTVIATPLGYVDSPEGTLAFLQEYLADGADGWEIAKASVRDLFVEADLHPGECGGDFASDAERLGATTEQMHAALTEAFPTGSLTPADLAGRAARMSERLADAVAQVPDLAPFEPGLRRHFDALAALGQEVPSQRVHGDFHLGQTLRITSGWKVLDFEGEPQTPSAERRALDTPLRDVAGMLRSIDYAARQVLLDHPDDQQLAYRAAEWAEHNRAAFLRGYGYLPEDGRDAVLLRALETEKAVYEVVYESRMRPTWLAIPLAAIERLAG; via the coding sequence GTGACCCTGCCCGATGGCCTCACACAGTTCCTGGACCGACAGCGCTGGTTCGCCGAGAAGGGCCGCGAGTACCACGTGCTCGGGCTGCGCTCCCTGGGGCGGGTCCACGACGCGCCACCGGTGGACATCGTCCTGCTGGACGTCGAGGCGGACGGCCGCCGGTCGGTCTACCAGCTGGTGCTCGAGCGCCGCGACAACGCCGAGGAGCGGCTCGAGCACGCGTTCGTGGGACGGGACGGGCAGGGGTACGTCTACGACGCGCTGCACGACCGGGAGGTCACCGGCAGCCTGCTCGAGCTGATCGGGGCCGAGGCCACCCGCGACCAGCTGCGGTTCCACCGGATCGGCGGGCAGCCGGTACCGCCGAGCGGACCGAGCCTGGTGATGACCGCGGAGCAGTCCAACACCTCCCTGCTGTTCGGCGACTCCCTGATCATGAAGATCTACCGGCAGGTCGCGCCGGGGGTGAATCCGGACGTCGAGGTGCACGCCGGCCTGGCCGCGGTGGGCTGCACGGTCATCGCGACCCCGCTTGGCTACGTGGACAGCCCCGAGGGGACCCTCGCGTTCCTCCAGGAGTACCTGGCGGACGGCGCCGACGGCTGGGAGATCGCCAAGGCCAGCGTGCGCGACCTGTTCGTCGAGGCCGACCTCCATCCCGGCGAGTGCGGCGGGGACTTCGCGAGCGACGCCGAGCGGCTGGGGGCCACCACCGAGCAGATGCACGCCGCGCTGACCGAGGCGTTCCCCACCGGCTCGCTGACCCCGGCCGACCTGGCCGGGCGGGCCGCCCGGATGAGCGAGCGGCTCGCGGACGCCGTCGCCCAGGTCCCTGACCTGGCCCCGTTCGAGCCGGGTCTGCGTCGCCACTTCGACGCGCTGGCGGCGCTCGGCCAGGAGGTGCCGTCCCAGCGGGTGCACGGTGACTTCCACCTGGGGCAGACCCTGCGTATCACGTCCGGGTGGAAGGTGCTGGACTTCGAGGGCGAGCCGCAGACGCCGTCGGCCGAGCGCCGCGCGCTGGACACCCCGCTGCGCGACGTCGCCGGCATGCTCCGCTCGATCGACTACGCCGCCCGGCAGGTGCTACTCGACCACCCGGACGACCAGCAGCTGGCCTACCGGGCCGCCGAGTGGGCGGAGCACAATCGGGCCGCCTTCCTGCGGGGGTACGGGTACCTGCCGGAGGATGGCAGGGACGCGGTGCTGCTGCGGGCCCTGGAGACGGAGAAGGCGGTGTACGAGGTGGTCTACGAGTCCCGGATGCGACCGACTTGGCTGGCGATCCCGCTGGCCGCGATCGAGAGGCTGGCCGGATGA